One window of the Parasphingopyxis algicola genome contains the following:
- a CDS encoding rhodanese-related sulfurtransferase, whose protein sequence is MTTTRPDICVAALYRFTQLDDLEKVRGTLLEQCRDAGTKGTILLAPEGINGTIAGTDEAIVAVLAHIRALPGCADLGVKFARAAEMPFYRMKVRIKREIVTMGEPDIDPVRDVGDYVAPEDWNVLISDPDTILIDTRNDYEVAAGTFENAIDPKTPSFRDFPAWFRENREALLDGRENPRIAMFCTGGIRCEKATALLKAEGLEEVFHLKGGILKYLETVDPADSRWIGECFVFDERVTITHGLERGSHVLCRACRMPVSPAKQGSPFYVEGVSCPACYDTRTEEQRRGYAERQRQSEIAAARGEAHVGAELSSRD, encoded by the coding sequence ATGACCACAACAAGACCGGACATCTGCGTTGCCGCACTCTATCGTTTCACGCAGCTCGACGATCTCGAAAAGGTGCGGGGCACGCTCCTCGAACAGTGCCGCGATGCCGGTACAAAGGGGACGATCCTCCTCGCTCCCGAGGGCATCAACGGCACCATCGCCGGTACGGACGAGGCCATCGTTGCGGTCCTCGCGCATATCCGCGCGCTGCCCGGCTGTGCGGATCTAGGGGTCAAGTTCGCGCGGGCCGCGGAGATGCCCTTCTATCGGATGAAAGTGCGGATCAAGCGCGAGATCGTGACGATGGGCGAGCCGGATATCGATCCCGTACGCGATGTCGGCGATTATGTAGCGCCCGAGGACTGGAATGTGCTGATTTCCGATCCCGACACGATCCTGATCGACACGCGCAACGATTATGAAGTGGCGGCCGGAACGTTCGAGAATGCGATCGATCCGAAAACGCCGAGCTTTCGCGATTTCCCCGCCTGGTTCCGCGAAAACCGGGAGGCGCTGCTGGACGGCAGGGAAAATCCGCGCATCGCAATGTTCTGCACGGGCGGGATCCGCTGCGAAAAGGCGACGGCGCTGCTCAAGGCCGAAGGGCTTGAAGAAGTTTTCCACCTGAAAGGCGGGATCCTCAAATATCTCGAAACCGTCGATCCGGCGGACAGCCGCTGGATCGGAGAGTGTTTCGTGTTCGACGAGCGCGTCACCATAACTCACGGGCTCGAGCGCGGCAGCCATGTGCTATGTCGGGCCTGCCGGATGCCTGTCAGCCCCGCCAAACAAGGCTCGCCGTTCTATGTCGAAGGGGTAAGCTGTCCGGCCTGTTATGACACCAGGACCGAGGAGCAGCGACGCGGTTATGCCGAACGCCAGCGCCAGAGCGAAATCGCCGCGGCCCGGGGCGAAGCGCATGTCGGCGCGGAATTGTCCAGCCGTGACTGA